The Vitis riparia cultivar Riparia Gloire de Montpellier isolate 1030 chromosome 10, EGFV_Vit.rip_1.0, whole genome shotgun sequence genome includes a region encoding these proteins:
- the LOC117923747 gene encoding LOW QUALITY PROTEIN: NADH-ubiquinone oxidoreductase chain 2 (The sequence of the model RefSeq protein was modified relative to this genomic sequence to represent the inferred CDS: inserted 2 bases in 1 codon), producing the protein MIYGSTGATHFDQLAKILTGYEITGARSSGLFMGILSIAVGFLFKITAVPFHMWAPDIYEGSPTPVTAFLSIAPKISISANISRVSIYGSYGATLQQIFFFCSIASMILGALAAMAQTKVKRPLAHSSIGHVGYIRTGLSCGTIEGIQSLLIGIFIYASMTIDAFAIVLALRQTRVKYIADLGALAKTNPISAITFSITMFSYAGIPPLAGFCSKFYLFFAALGCGAYFLAPVGVVTSVIGRWAAGRLPRXSFWGTGGRAVLRAPDT; encoded by the exons ATGATCTATGGGTCTACTGGAGCTACCCACTTCGATCAATTAGCCAAGATTTTGACCGGATACGAAATCACTGGTGCTCGATCTAGTGGTCTTTTTATGGGGATTCTCTCTATCGCTGTAGGATTCCTATTCAAGATCACTGCAGTTCCTTTTC ATATGTGGGCACCTGATATCTATGAGGGTTCACCCACCCCGGTTACAGCATTCCTTTCTATTGCGCCTAAAATCTCTATTTCTGCTAATATTTCACGTGTTTCTATTTATGGTTCCTATGGAGCTACATTGCAACAAATCTTCTTTTTCTGCAGCATTGCTTCTATGATCTTAGGAGCACTGGCCGCCATGGCCCAAACGAAAGTAAAAAGACCTCTAGCTCATAGTTCAATTGGACATGTAGGTTATATTCGTACTGGTTTATCATGTGGAACCATAGAAGGAATTCAATCACTACTAATTGGTATCTTTATTTATGCATCAATGACGATAGATGCATTCGCCATAGTTTTAGCATTACGGCAAACCCGTGTCAAATATATAGCGGATTTGGGCGCTCTAGCCAAAACGAATCCTATTTCGGCTATTACCTTCTCCATTACTATGTTCTCATACGCAGGAATACCCCCGTTAGCCGGCTTTTGTAGCAAATTCTATTTGTTCTTCGCCGCTTTGGGTTGTGGGGCTTACTTCCTAGCCCCAGTGGGAGTAGTGACTAGCGTTATAGGTCGTTGGGCGGCCGGAAGGTTGCCACG GTCATTTTGGGGGACCGGAGGCAGGGCAGTTCTCCGTGCACCGGACACGTAG